The stretch of DNA GCCTGGCCCTGCGGCCGCAGCGGCGGGAAGCCGACCTTGTCGAGCGAAGCGCGGAACGCGTCATCGCTCAGCGCCTTGTTCAAACTGGCGGTGAGTTTTTGCGCGACGTCATCAGGCAGTTTGGCCGGCGCCGAGACGCCGTACCAGACGCTGACACCGTAGTTCGGATAGCCGCTCTCGGCCATGGTCGGGACATCGGGCAGATCGGGGATGCGTTTTGCCGATGAGACCGCCAGCGCGCGCAGCAATCCACCTTTTACCGGCGGCAACGCCGTGCCCAGCGTGTCGAACATCAACTGGATATTGCCCGACAGTAGATCGGTCAGCGCGGGGCCTGCGCCCTTGTAGGCGACGTGGACCATGTCGACGCCGGCCATCTGCTTGAACATCTCGCCGGCGAGATGAATGGTGCCGCCGGTGCCGGCCGATCCGAAATTGAGTTTTCCCGGGTTCTGCCTGGCGTAGGCCACGAACTCCGCGACCGTCCTGGCCGGCACGGACGGATGAACCTCCATCACGACAGGCAGATCGGTGATCAGCGCCAACAGGCGAAAATCCCGCGTGGGATCGTAAGGCAGCTTCTTGTAGAGCAGCGGATTGAGCACGAAGATCGACGCAGCCGTGAAGAACAGCGTGTAGCCGTCGGGCTCGGAACGCGCCGCAGCTTCAGCGCCGATCGCGCCCTGCGCGCCGGCCTTGTTCTCGACCACGACAGCCTGTTTCAGGTCGCGGCTGAGATATTCGCCGACCATGCGGCCGAGCACGTCGGTCGGGCCGCCCGCAGCATAGGGCACGATCAGCCTGATCGGACGTACCGGATATTCCGCCGCATGGGCTGGCGGCGCGGCACAGACGAGAGCGCCCACCAGCGCCGATAATTTCAGCCAGTTCATCTTGTTTCCTCGGCGTTTCCCGGTGCGGCGGAGAGTACCCAATTATCCGCCGCCTGCAATCAACCGAGCCACCATTTCCCGGCCAGCAGCACGATCTCGCCGCAGACCACGCCGGCAAAGATCGAGCGCCGCGTCAGCATGAACATCGCAAAGCCGGCGGCGACCGCGCCATAGCGCAGCCCGTCCGGCACGCCGGCCAGCGCACCCGGCGGCTGCACCAGGATCTGGGCGATGACGCCGGCCAGGACCGCGGTCGCCACCGCCCTCACCCAAACCAGAACTTCCGAGCCCTCGTCAACGCCGGCGCCGAACCACAGCCCGGCCATCCGCCAGACCTCGTTGGGCAGGAAGCCCGCGAGCACCAGGATCAATAACGCGTGGGGGCTGCCGAAAAACTCGCTCATGCGCGCACCCTCTCCCGCCACCAGTGCACGCCATAGGCGATGGTGCCGGCGGTGACGCCGCTGATCAAAATATCGACGCCGGTATGCAGCATCGTCACCAGCGGAAACAGCGCGATCCCGAGCACCAGCGCCAATATGTCCGATATCTGCCGGCAGTTGCGCGCGGTCGAAAGCAGGAATGCCAGCGGCGTCAATAGCAGGATCGCCGCCGCAAACAGCGGTGGCAGATTCGCGGCAAGGCCGTAGCCGAGCGTGGTGGCGACCATGCAAACGGTGACAAGCCCGCAGCCGAGCCCATGCGTGAAAACAATCCGTCGCTCGCGCGGCACTTTCGGCAGCAGCCGGTAGCATTCGACCCACAGGGTGACGGCAATGAAATGCGTCGCCAGCACCAGATGACGGCGCTTTGTCTGTGGCGTCTTCATCAGCGGCAGCACCGACACCACCATTGGAAACAACCGGATCGCACTCACCGTCACCGCAATCGCCGCCTGAACCGCGGTCGCCCCCGACCCCAGCGTCGAAATCAGGATGATCTGCGCCGGCCCCGCCCATACCAGCAGCGTGCTGCCGAGCACCCAGCCCAGGCTGAACTGGCTGTCATGGGCCAGCGCACCGATGCCGAGATAGGTCGCAAACAGCACCAGCGTGAGCACGATGGAAGCGACCGAACCGATGCCCCATGCGAAGGCGCGCAACGGGCTTTTCCAGTTAGGGGAAGTGATCGGAGGTAGCGCCAATTGAGACCGGTGGAGGTTTGACTCGTCGCAGGCATAGGGCTGGCGAAACAGCATTCCGTCAAGGAATGCTGGCTACAGAGCTGTTATGCAGGAGTAATGCCCGCCTGCTCCGCCTTCGCCCGAACCTTGACCAGCAAACCCGACAACGCCGCCAGGTCGCCTCCATCAATCCGGTAACGGCTCATCTTCTCGCCGCTAGGCATCATGATGCCTAGCTGCCATTTCGCCTTGCTCAGTTCGAAAGCAACGTAAACCGTGCCATACTCGCAGACGGCGGGTGTGTCAGTGTGATCTGTGCGCATCGTGGATCCTCCGGGTGGTTGGGTGGTCGCAAACTCAACTTTCCCCCTGACCACCTGCCACCCATAGGATCTGCGATTCCCTCAACCCGGCACGCCCTTATTCCGCAGCACGAAGCACGCCCCGCCGGCTTTGCGGATGCGGTTGCAGAGATCGTCGGCGGCCGGCCGCGTGTCGGCGCCGATCCGTACCTGATAGAAGGCGCGCGTGCCGCGGCTGCGCATGACCGACGAGAGCAGGCTCGGATCCTGGTCGCCGATCACGGCGCTGAGCCGCTTCATGGCGCGGGCATACATCGCGAGCGCCTTGTCGCGGCTGAAGCCGGCGGCGAGTTGCACGCCCCACACTTTGGCGGCGCCGAGCTTGATGCGGTTCTCGAGCTCGGTGATGAAGGGACTGGGGGCCTGCTTCAGCAGCGCCATCAAGTCGCGACAGCTCGACGTCGGTATCCGCTCCGGCGTCCTGCCGCCCTTCTGCGCACTTGCCCAATCCTCGACGGTGGAGCCCGTGATGGCGATAACGTAGCTGCGCGTCTCCTGCGGCATCGCTCCGGTGCCGGCGAGCCACTCCTGAACCCGACGCGGGCCGGCGTTATAGGCGGCGGCCGCCAGTCCGAGATTGCCGAACTGCTCGCGCAGCTCGGCCAAAAACTCCGCCGATTTCGGCAGCGCCTGCACGGGATTGAAGGGATCGAGCAGGCCGCGCTCGTTCGCGGTGCCGGGCATGAACTGCGCAATCCCCTGCGCGCGCTGGCCGCTGCGCGTCACCGGCCCGATCGCGTCGGAGCGGAAGCGGCTCTCCTGCCAGATCACGCGGGCGAAAAACTCCAGCGGCAGACTCGAGGCTTTCGCGGCCGACTCGATCATCAGGCACATCGCCTCGCGCGTGTCGCTCTCCCGCGTCGCGTCAGCCGGCTTCGGGGCCGGTATCGCGCGTGGCTCGACCTTCAACTGGTTAGCCTCATCCGCGTCCTCGGCGCAGGCAGGCGTAACCGACGACAAGAGCGACACCGTGCAGCTCAGGGCGCGAAGAAATCGGGTTCTTTGCATGGCAGTTGAAATCCGAGAGCGCGCAGGGCGGTAAAAAACGTTAATCAAAACGATCACGGCGGCAGGTGGATCCGCGGTTCCACCGCAGCACGTCGCCTTTTTGCGCTGCAATTGTCCCGAAATCCGCGCCATCGGAACCGCCGTTAATTTACGTTAATGCCGCATTTTGCGTCAGCCGGTCTTTTACGCGGCACAAAGCGGGGTAAAAGTCTCCTTCTTTGTTGGGAGACATTCAATGCGGGACCGGCGCGAGAGCGTGCGCGACAAGGTGATGTATGGCGGCGTCGCCGAGATCGGTGAACGCGGCGCGACGCGCGAATGCATCGTCCGCAACATCTCCGACAACGGCGCGACCATCGAATTCAGCAATGATTTCCAGTTGCCGAAAGAGCAGCTCTCGCTGCGCATCGCGCGCAAGGGCCGCTCCTTCCTGGCCAAGGTGGTCTGGTGGCGCGACAATTTTGTCGGCGTCGCCTTCAGGGCGGAAAGCCCTGCCGAGCCGGTCTCCGATCTCGCGGAACGGCTGCGGAGAAGCGAGATCAAGAAGCGCCAGCTCGAGCGCCGCATCGACGAACTGCTCAGCGAGCGCTGAAGCCTTTTTGGCGATCTACTCGGCAGCAAGCTTCGCTGCCGGTGGCGGCGACCATGCGACGGTGCGATTACGGCCCGCCGCCTTGGCCTGGTACAAGGCCTGATCGGCGGCATGCAGCAAGGCTTCAAATCCCGACATGCTCGCGGTCGCGGCCGCAAAGCCGACGCTGGCCGTTACGTTGAAGTGAATCCCGTGCGCCTGCAACGCGCTGGCGGCAACCCTCTGGCGAACCCGTTCCGCCACGATTTTCGCCTGGTCGAGATCGGTTTCCGGAAGCAGCATCGCGAATTCCTCGCCCCCAAGCCGTCCGACGAAGTCGGAACTGCGCTTGCCTTCCCGACAGGCATCGGCAACAGCGACCAGCGTTTCGTCGCCGACGGCATGTCCGTAATGGTCGTTGACCGCCTTGAAATGATCGACGTCGATCATCAGCACCGATAGCGGCCGGTAGTAGCGCTGAAACCGGCTCCATTCGGCCGCGGCCAGCGTCCAGAAATGCCGCCGGTTGTACAGGCCCGTCATCGAATCGATGGTCGCCAGTTCTTCCATCTGCTGCGCATTGCGAACGAGGTCGGTGACGTCACAATAGGTCAGCATCCGGCCGCCGTTCTTGAGCAGCGTGCAATGCGCCCGCATGTTGCGGCCGTCGGTGGTTCGCAGATCCCGCAACGGCTCGCTGCCGTCCCGCACGGCGGCAACCCGGCTGGCGTAGAACGCGTCCAGTTGGTCCGAAGTCATCCCGCGATCGTTTGCATGCGGCGAATTCCTGATCAGCGACTCGTAGGACGGACGCCTTGAGGCCTGCTCCTCGGTAACGCCCCAGAGGGTTCGCATCTTCCTGTTCAGGAACTGGGCGTTGAGATTGCCGTCCAGCATGACGACGCCCTCGGAGACGTTGTCGAGCGCACTGTGCAGCACCTCCAGTTCATCGGCGTGGCGAACGATATCCGTCACATAGGTATAGCTGATCATCCTGCCGCCGTTGGGCAGGTTCGCGCACTGCATCCGGATCACCTCGCCATTGGTGCGGCGCAGATCGAGCGGCCTGGTGTCGCCTGCCCGCACCAGACGGACGCGCTCGGCGACATAGGCGTCGATACTTTTGGCCTCGATCTCGTAGGCGTTGGTGTCACGGCCATGATACATCAACGCGACGAATGCCGGATTCCGGTCGGCGACGGCGTCCGGCAAGGCCCACATGCGGCGGAACGCGCGGTTGATGAATTGCGATTTCATGCTGGCGTCCAGCAGCAGCACGCCGACGTCGACCACATCGAGCGCCGCGCGCAGCGCCAGCAACTGGCCCCGCACGATCTGATCGCCGCTCTTCGCCTCCTCGGCGCTGTTCCGGGCAGCTTCCTCCCTGGCGGCTTCCGCCGTCTCGAACACGAGGCCGACCTGCTTCTCCGACTGCCATGCGCGTTTGCACGGCTCGGGCGCGCCTTCGCCCGGGATCAGCAAATGGAAATGCAGGGGAATGCCGAGCGCGCTTTCAACCTCGATGACGGCGCCGACATCGGATATCTGACGGACGGTGCAATCGATCGACGACCAGCCGTAATTCGAGATGATCTTGCCGGCCAGGAAGGTACGACCACGGGGCATGGATTTTTGTTCGCTCATTGCGGCGATTCCAGTTGGTTTCAGCCCGCAATATCCAACCGGGTGATCTAAACTGGCTTAACCGGGATGATCCAGCCGGGCTCCTACGGCCACGGTTTTTGGCACGTTGCTAACAGGCAGTTAACGCGCCGCCGGATTGAACGCCCTGCGCCACCCAGCAAAAAGCCGGCGGTCTCGCGACGCGCCGGCTTATCAATTCGCTTTATCCGCCGCTCAGACCTTGACCAGCGGCCCCCGCGAGGCAGGGCCCTTGGAGCCGCCGCCCCCGTTGGGGCCGCCCGGCTTCGGCTTGCGCTTGCGAGCGCCGGGCAGCTTTTCCGGCTTCGGCGTGACCGGTCCTTCGACGAACTCGAAGCCGATCTTGTCCTTGCCGTCCGCGCTCGCCTCGTCCTTGACCAGCACGACGCGGACATGGCCGCCGCCCTTCAGGTGACCGAACAGCACTTCATCCGCGAGCGGCTTCTTGATGTACTCCTGGATCACGCGTGCCATCGGCCGCGCACCCATCTGCTCGTCGTAGCCATGCTCGATCAGCCAGGCCTTGGCGGGCTCCGACAACTCGATGGTAACATCGCGATCGGCGAGCTGCGCCTCTAGTTGCAGCACGAACTTCTCGACCACCATACCGATGACGTCAGCATTGAGATGGGCGAACGAGACGATCGCGTCCAGCCGGTTGCGGAATTCCGGCGCGAACTGGCGGTTGATCGCTTCGTGGTCGTCGCCTTCCCGCTTGTTGCGCGTGAAGCCGAAGGCCTGGCGCGCGAGGTCGGCGGCACCCGCATTCGTGGTCATGATCAGGATCACATTGCGGAAATTGACCTGCTTGCCGTTGTGGTCGGTCAGCCGGCCATGATCCATGATCTGCAGCAGCACGTTGTAGAGATCCGGATGCGCCTTCTCGATTTCGTCGAGCAGTACCACGCAATGCGGATGCTGATCGACACCGTCGGTCAACAGGCCACCCTGGTCAAAGCCGACATAGCCGGGAGGCGCGCCGATCAGGCGCGACACCGTGTGCCGCTCCATGTATTCGGACATGTCGAAGCGGATCAGCTCGACGCCGAGCGAGGCTGCAAGTTGCTTTGCCACTTCGGTCTTACCGACGCCGGTCGGTCCGGAGAACAGATAGGAGCCGATCGGCTTTTCCGGTTCACGCAAGCCGGCACGCGCCAGCTTGATCGACGCCGACAGCGCCTCGATCGCCTTGTCCTGGCCGAACACCACGCGCTTCAGCGTCTGCTCGAGATGCTTCAGCACCTCGGCATCGTTCTTCGACACGCTCTTGGGCGGAATCCGCGCCATGGTCGCGATCGTGGTCTCGATTTCCTTGATGCCGATGGTCTTCTTGCGCTTGTTCTCGGCCACCAGCATCTGTGCCGCGCCGGACTCGTCAATCACGTCGATCGCCTTGTCCGGCAGCTTGCGGTCATGGATGTAGCGCGACGACAATTGCACCGCCGCCTCGATCGCCTCATTGGTGTATTTCAGCCGGTGGTAGTCCTCGAAATAGGGCTTTAGGCCCTTGAGGATCGCGATCGCGTCCTCAACCGTCGGCTCGTTGATGTCGATCTTCTGGAAGCGCCGCACCAGCGCGCGGTCCTTCTCGAAGTGCTGGCGGTATTCCTTGTACGTCGTCGAACCCATGCAGCGGATCGTGCCGGAGGCGAGCGCCGGCTTGAGCAAATTGGACGCGTCCATCGCGCCGCCGGAGGTGGCTCCGGCGCCGATCACGGTGTGGATTTCATCGATGAACAGGATGGCGTTCGGATGCGCCTCCAGTTCCTTCAGCACCTGCTTCAGCCGCTCCTCGAAGTCGCCGCGGTAGCGCGTGCCGGCGAGCAGCGTGCCCATATCGAGCGAGAACACGGTGGCGGCCGCCAGCACTTCCGGCACCTCGGAATCGACGATGCGCTTGGCGAGCCCTTCCGCGATCGCGGTCTTGCCGACGCCGGCCTCGCCCACGAACAGCGGGTTGTTCTTCTGCCGGCGGCACAGCACCTGGATCGCGCGGTTGATCTCGGAATTGCGCCCGATCACCGGATCGATCTTGCCGTCACGCGCCTTCTTGTTGAGGTTGACGCAATAGGTCTCGAGCGCCTCGCCCTTCTTCTTGGCGTCCTCGTTGCCCTTGGTCTCGGTCTCCTCGTCGACGCCGCGCACGGGTCGCGCTTCGGAAATGCCCGGCCGCTTGGCGATGCCGTGGCTGATATAGTTGACCGCGTCGTACCGCGTCATGTCCTGCTCCTGCAGGAAATAGGCGGCGTGACTTTCGCGCTCCGCGAAAATCGCGATCAGCACGTTGGCGCCTGTCACCTCTTCGCGCCCCGAGGACTGGACGTGAATCACCGCGCGCTGGATCACGCGCTGGAAGCCCGCGGTCGGCTTGGCGTCGTCGGCGCCGTCGGTGACCAGATTTTCGAATTCGGTTTCGAGATAGTTGACGAGGCTCGTGCGCAGCTTGTCGAGATCGACGCTGCAGGCGCGCATCACCGCCGCCGCATCCGAGTCATCGATCAGCGACAGCAGAAGGTGTTCGAGCGTCGCGTATTGATGATGACGCTCGTTTGCAATCGCCAGTGCACGATGCAGGGATTGTTCAAGGCTTTGGGAAAAAGTTGGCATTCTCGTCCTCTGTGGCCCCCGGTCATCATGATCGCCATTACCCGGTCAGGCAACAACAACCTTCGTCATTACTTGTCATATAGTTACGCACGATCGTGGCGAAAGACCGGTTCCGGAAACGTGGTTTTCCTCTAAATTCACGCACCCTTCCCCCGAAAAACTACCGGGAATACGATCGGCTTTCGTCAACGCAGTCAATGCAAGACCCGTTCCCCTCTCCGGCCGGGTCGAAAGCCATGCGCGGCTATTTCTTTTCCATCACGCATTGCAGGGGATGCTGGTGCTTGCGCGCAAAATCCATGACCTGCGTGACCTTGGTCTCGGCAATCTCGTAGGTGAACACGCCGCACTCACCGATCCCGTGGTGATGCACATGAAGCATGATCTTGGTGGCCGCTTCGGCGTCCTTCTGGAAGAATTTCTCCAGCACATGAACGACGAACTCCATCGGTGTGTAGTCGTCGTTCAAAATGAGGACGCGATACAGGTTCGGACGCTTGGTCTTCGGCTTGACCTTGGTGATGACCGACGTCGACGGCCCGCCGGTTCCGGGGTTGCGGTTCTCGTCATTGCTCATTCGGGGAGCAGAAGCAGACGACTTTGCCGGCACGGACGAACAAGCTTTGAAGGTTGATTGCAACATGGCTCAGGCGTTCGAAATTCCAAAGGGGTGACCGGAGCGTATCCTGGTCCACTCGCGATCGGCCCTGACGTAAGCCACCGCAAACTATCCAGCAACGCTTTTCCAGATCGCCGCGCCCGGTCCGACCCGTTGGCCGGATCGGCACCCGGAATATGGGTCCGGCGCCGGGTCGCCGCAAGCGCATTGACACTGCCCTGGCACGACCAGCGACCGGTCCGATTCCCGGCTCGGCTATCTGGACCAAGGTTAATCGTTTCTGCCGGATTTGACAAAGGACCGCGACTGCCCGTTTAGCCGGGCCGAGGACAGAAGGCCCTTTTGGCGGCCGGTTCGGGCGATGCACCGGTTTTGACCCGCTTTTTTCGCGGAACCGGTTTTCGCATGTTTAGCCCGGATATCTCACACCACTCCGGCGTCCGAGGTGATCGCTCCGCTGGGCAGCAACCTGCCGCTCAACGCGCCGGCTGCGGCAACGCCAAGGCAGCCAAACCGCTGGCGCAATATTGCAGCACCGATCGAAGTCGGCAGTCGCTGGCCAGGCTGCGCGTCGCGAAATTACCGTCGACGCCAGGAATTCAAGCGTCAAGAAAAAGCCCGGCCGCAACGGCCGGGCTTTTTTATTGTCGAAGTGTCAGATCGCGAACGAATTAGTGCGCGGCCGGCGTGAACTTCGAGACCAGGCCCTCGTAGGGCTTGAAGGTCTGCTTGGCGAGATCGGTGTAGAGGCCGGCGATCTTCTGCGACTCCGCGACGAAGGTCTCGTAGGACGAGCGCGCGAATTCGGTCTGCGCTTCGAGCGCCTTGTCCAGCGACTTCACGCCGGAGAGCTTTTCAACGAACGATTTGGTGTCTTCGAATGACTTCTTGGCGTAATCGCCATAAGCGGTCGCGATCGCCTGAACGCCGCTTTGCAGGTTGCTCGCGGAAGCAGCAACCGATTCGAGATGCTCTTTGCCGTAGTTCTGAATGTCTTCAACCTTGACCATCATGGAGTCCTTTCCCAGACTGCAGGTGTAAACCGATTGCCGGGAGGTCCCCGGCCCCCTGACCACCATCTGTATATGTGCACCGCACAATAAAGTCAATAAATATTGTGCGACGCACAATTGTGGCCAATTAGCGCAAAATCCCGGGGTCTTACGCAACGGTTAATTAATCTTTTGGAAACTCGCTCGGCCTAACCTGATTCCTGGACTTGTTCGCCTTCCGACAGACAGCCTGAAAGCTGTTTGTGAACAGCATCTTAGCTAGAACAGCGACCTGATCGGCTAACCCGGCCGCGCCTGATGGCCGGATCGGTACTTCGAACGGGGGAGCATCAGCGGTTGGTGGGCACAATTTTGCCTCACGAGCCGGTGATCAAGACAGAAATTGGGACGGGGAAGTAAATGCTTCGTACAACCTTGGCTTGCTCGCGCGCTTTGCGCGTGTGCGCCCTCGGACTCATTACCTTCACCACGGCGATCCTGATCTCGAGCGAGAGCGCCGAGGCTCGCCGCTACAAGCACCGCCGGCACCACCATGTCGCGCGCGAAAGCTACAGCCCGCAGTTCTCCTCCATCGTCGTCGACGGCAATTCCGGCGCGGTGCTCAGTTCCAACAATCCCGATGGTATCCGGCGCCCGGCGTCGCTGACCAAGATCATGACGCTTTATCTGCTGTTCGAGCGCCTCGACGCCGGCAAGATGAAGCTCGACACCGAGATGGAAGTCTCCGAACACGCCTCCGAACAGGCGCCGACCAAGCTCGGTCTGAAGCCCGGCCAGACGCTCAAGGTCGAGGATGCTATCAAGGGCCTGGTGACGCGTTCCGCCAACGACGCCGCCGTCGTGATCGCGGAAGCGATCGCCGGCGATGAAACCGAATTCGCCAAGCTGATGACGCGCAAGGCGCGGGCGCTCGGCATGAGCAAGACCACCTACCGCAACGCGTCGGGCCTGCCCAATGACGAGCAACTGACCACGGCGCGCGATCAGGCGACGCTGGGACGCGCTATCCAGGATCGCTATCCGCGCTACTACCGTTATTTCGCGACCACCGTGTTCAATTATCGCGGCCAGTCGATCCGCAACCACAATCGCCTGCTCGGCAATGTCGAAGGCGTCGATGGCATCAAGACCGGCTACACCCGCGCCTCCGGCTTCAACCTCGTGAGCTCGATGCGCCGGGGCAACCGCCACCTCGTCGGCGTGGTGCTGGGCGGCCGCAGCGGCGGTTCGCGTGACGCCACCATGCGCAACCTGCTGGCCGAGAACCTGGAGAAAGGCGCGACCAAGCGTACCGTGGCCGCGATCACCGAGCGCAATCCCGCCGACGGCACCGTCGATGTGGCCGAAGCCGAAACCGCTTCGCGTCCGGCCGAAACGGCTCAGCCTGCCAGCGCCCTCGCCGCCGAACCGGGGCTCGCAGCCATGCCCGTAACCCGCTCGATCGCGCCGGCAAAGCCGTCGCTGATGGCGGCGGCCGCCGCTGCCCTGCCCCCGCCGGCCAAGATCGAGCAGAACAAATTCGAGCCGCAAGCCAAGCCCGAACCCGCGCCGCTGACCAGCGGGGTCATTCAGTCCCAGTCGATATCGGCGATCCCGGGCTCGGCTGAGCCGATGAAGCCGGTCAAGGTCAAGACGGTCCAGGTCAAGGCCGGCCCGATGAAACTGGCGGCCGCCGGCCCCTCGCAGCCCGTGGCGCCGCCGATCACCAGCGCCATCCCTGCCCGCCCCGAAGTCGCCGAGACCTCCGGCGCCGTTGTCGCAAACGCTGCCGAGGCCAAGGCCGAAGCCGCCCGGGAAGCCCTCAGGGCAGCCATGCCGCAGCAGCCGGCCGGGCACGGCACCGGTAACGGCGTGCTCGGCGTGCTGCCCGCTTCCAGCCTGGCGCAGGCGCAAGCCACGCACGCGCAGACGCTCGCCTATGCCGATCCGGCGCCCCGTACCCAGCCGCAGCAGGCCGTGCAACAGAACGACGCCGTCAAGCCGGCCGCGCCGGCGGTGGTTCGCACCGGCTGGATCGTCCAGGTCGGCGCGCTCGAAAGCGAAAGCGAAGCCAAGCAGCGGATCGATCTCGCACGCACCAAGGCCAGCGCCCTGCTCAGCAAGGCCGATCCCTTTACTGAAACGACCGTGTCCAAGGACAACCGCACGCTATACCGCGCCCGTTTCGCCGGTCTCGATCGCGATTCTGCCGAAGCGGTATGCCGCACGCTCAAGCGCGCCGACATTTCCTGCATGACCGTTCGCAACTGATCCGGACTTTCCCGTTGAAGTTCGCAAGGCCGGCGCCGCAAGCGCCGGCTTTGTTGTTTTCCAAACACGGTCGCAACGGCTCTCGCACAATCACGTCCAATGCGGCCGGCGAAAACTTCTCGTCAAGAATTTACGGTTAAGTTTCCCTGCAATGGACGATCGACCACGCCGGACAACGGCGGGCGATGTGGGGCGTCAGTCAGAGAATGGCACGGAAGCAGCTCTCGGTTTGTAGCGTCGGTGGCGTGAGCCGGAGTTAGCTAGAGATGCGTGCGAAGAAGGGTATCCTTGGCCTCGTTTACGCGGGCAGCGAGGTACGTCGAGCCCCCCTGATCGGGATGCAGTTTCTTCATCAGGGCGCGGTGCGCCCGGCTGATGTCGTCACGCCCCGCCCCCGGCTGCAGGCCAAGGATCTGATAGGCCTCCTCGTCCGTCATTTTTCCACCCGGCGCCGCGCGGCGCTGCCCCCCTGCCGTGTCGCCTTGCGCGTTCTGACGCCAAGCGGGAAACCGGCGGTCAAGATAGCTTTCAAGTAAGGCGACGCTCTCGGCGTCGAAGGCCGCTATCATCGCGATCAACTGCGGCAGGTCGAATTCGCCGAGCGAGCGCCCGGCATTCGGTCCGTCCACGATCCGGCCCGACAATTCGCCGCTGTCGTGATCGAGGCTCATATCGAGAAACTGCGAGCGGACGCGCGAGGCCTGCCCCGACGAACGCTGCCCGCCGCCGAAGATCCCGCCGATATTGCTGAAGCCACCCGGCCCGAACGGCGACCAGCCGAGCAGGCCCGCACCGAAGATGCCGAGCGGAATGGCCACCGCAAGTTCGCCGCGCAGGCCGGTAAAGGCTGCGACCGCCAGCGCCACGACGCCGCCCACGATCTTGATCGCGCGCGCGAGCACGACCGGGTTCGCCGCACGAAACATCTGCAGCAGCAAGTAGAGAAGGACAACGGCGACGACGCCGGCAATCAGGGTTGGCATGGTTCCAATATAGGCCGCCCGCCGGCAAAAATCATGGTCGGCGATTGTCGGGTTCAGGCATTAGATGCCGCGCCCGAACACCTCCAGCACCTTCAGCAACTGCTTGTGACCGGACGGACCGACCTTTTGTCTCAGGCGTTCCTCGTGTTCTCCAACCAAGGCGTTGGCGCGGACGAGCAACGTCCTACCGTCGGCGGTCAAATACAAGGCGTGAGACCGCCGGTCCGTGGTGGACGCGGACCGCTTGAGCAGCCCGCGGCCTTCCAGGCTGTCGAGCAGCGGCACCAGTCCGGATCGGACGATGCCGAGAACCCGCGACAGTGCCATCTGGGAAAGACCGGGATTCTCGCCGATCAGCGTCAGTATCGAAAACTGCACCGGCCGAACGTCCAATGGAGCCAGGGTCTCGTTGAAGTCCTGGAACACCCATAACTGGGCCTGGCGGATCAAATAACCCGCAAGCCGGTTGAGCGGCGCAAGGCTGATGGGCGCGCCCGGTTCGTTCGCAGGCACGGCGGAGCGCCGTTTTCTCTCGGCGCTTCGAGCCTTCTTCGGACGGGACGGCTGACGCGGCACGCGGAGCGCTTGATCGGACACACTGATTCTCTCGTCAATCGACCTGATCCCCTTTCATCGCCCGGTTGCCGGGCCCTGTGCAAATCATTTGTCAGACTGTTATTGACATGAACAGTTCATAGTGTGAACAATATTTGCAACGGCGGGGAACGCCAGGTCATCATGGAGGGGCGCTATGAGAACACGCGGACAGCGATTTATTGGGCGGGAGCCTATTTCGGCCATTCGGCGGGGTTTGCGGCGGGCGCTTCTTCCAGCGCTGAGTGCCATGCTGACTGCGGGGGCTCATACGCCATT from Bradyrhizobium sp. AZCC 1693 encodes:
- a CDS encoding AzlC family ABC transporter permease gives rise to the protein MALPPITSPNWKSPLRAFAWGIGSVASIVLTLVLFATYLGIGALAHDSQFSLGWVLGSTLLVWAGPAQIILISTLGSGATAVQAAIAVTVSAIRLFPMVVSVLPLMKTPQTKRRHLVLATHFIAVTLWVECYRLLPKVPRERRIVFTHGLGCGLVTVCMVATTLGYGLAANLPPLFAAAILLLTPLAFLLSTARNCRQISDILALVLGIALFPLVTMLHTGVDILISGVTAGTIAYGVHWWRERVRA
- a CDS encoding lytic transglycosylase domain-containing protein → MQRTRFLRALSCTVSLLSSVTPACAEDADEANQLKVEPRAIPAPKPADATRESDTREAMCLMIESAAKASSLPLEFFARVIWQESRFRSDAIGPVTRSGQRAQGIAQFMPGTANERGLLDPFNPVQALPKSAEFLAELREQFGNLGLAAAAYNAGPRRVQEWLAGTGAMPQETRSYVIAITGSTVEDWASAQKGGRTPERIPTSSCRDLMALLKQAPSPFITELENRIKLGAAKVWGVQLAAGFSRDKALAMYARAMKRLSAVIGDQDPSLLSSVMRSRGTRAFYQVRIGADTRPAADDLCNRIRKAGGACFVLRNKGVPG
- a CDS encoding PilZ domain-containing protein, which codes for MRDRRESVRDKVMYGGVAEIGERGATRECIVRNISDNGATIEFSNDFQLPKEQLSLRIARKGRSFLAKVVWWRDNFVGVAFRAESPAEPVSDLAERLRRSEIKKRQLERRIDELLSER
- a CDS encoding Bug family tripartite tricarboxylate transporter substrate binding protein is translated as MNWLKLSALVGALVCAAPPAHAAEYPVRPIRLIVPYAAGGPTDVLGRMVGEYLSRDLKQAVVVENKAGAQGAIGAEAAARSEPDGYTLFFTAASIFVLNPLLYKKLPYDPTRDFRLLALITDLPVVMEVHPSVPARTVAEFVAYARQNPGKLNFGSAGTGGTIHLAGEMFKQMAGVDMVHVAYKGAGPALTDLLSGNIQLMFDTLGTALPPVKGGLLRALAVSSAKRIPDLPDVPTMAESGYPNYGVSVWYGVSAPAKLPDDVAQKLTASLNKALSDDAFRASLDKVGFPPLRPQGQAEIDKFVATDRARWAGVIKALNISLD
- a CDS encoding AzlD domain-containing protein, giving the protein MSEFFGSPHALLILVLAGFLPNEVWRMAGLWFGAGVDEGSEVLVWVRAVATAVLAGVIAQILVQPPGALAGVPDGLRYGAVAAGFAMFMLTRRSIFAGVVCGEIVLLAGKWWLG
- a CDS encoding sensor domain-containing diguanylate cyclase → MSEQKSMPRGRTFLAGKIISNYGWSSIDCTVRQISDVGAVIEVESALGIPLHFHLLIPGEGAPEPCKRAWQSEKQVGLVFETAEAAREEAARNSAEEAKSGDQIVRGQLLALRAALDVVDVGVLLLDASMKSQFINRAFRRMWALPDAVADRNPAFVALMYHGRDTNAYEIEAKSIDAYVAERVRLVRAGDTRPLDLRRTNGEVIRMQCANLPNGGRMISYTYVTDIVRHADELEVLHSALDNVSEGVVMLDGNLNAQFLNRKMRTLWGVTEEQASRRPSYESLIRNSPHANDRGMTSDQLDAFYASRVAAVRDGSEPLRDLRTTDGRNMRAHCTLLKNGGRMLTYCDVTDLVRNAQQMEELATIDSMTGLYNRRHFWTLAAAEWSRFQRYYRPLSVLMIDVDHFKAVNDHYGHAVGDETLVAVADACREGKRSSDFVGRLGGEEFAMLLPETDLDQAKIVAERVRQRVAASALQAHGIHFNVTASVGFAAATASMSGFEALLHAADQALYQAKAAGRNRTVAWSPPPAAKLAAE